In Musa acuminata AAA Group cultivar baxijiao chromosome BXJ3-11, Cavendish_Baxijiao_AAA, whole genome shotgun sequence, one DNA window encodes the following:
- the LOC135652882 gene encoding NDR1/HIN1-like protein 13: protein MHGENRAGHSSHHQPAQGQPQQPQTAKLIIRPQASPPTHPVAWFAAAFCTLLWVAIILGGLAVLIIYLVFRPRNPRLEISSVTLNGAYIDVGTLNADLTILANFSNPNEKVYVSFSYMQLDLYYQGTMIATQAVEPFEEGRGESVLRTVHMISSQVPLPGKVADALRGGKMGEGLSLELVGSFRTRLDLGSWLHYTYWLHGRCDIFVGGPPNGALQSSRCTTKH from the coding sequence ATGCACGGTGAGAACCGAGCAGGCCACTCGTCTCACCACCAGCCGGCGCAGGGGCAGCCCCAGCAGCCGCAGACTGCCAAGCTCATCATCCGGCCGCAAGCGTCGCCCCCGACTCACCCTGTCGCATGGTTCGCGGCGGCGTTCTGCACTTTGCTCTGGGTCGCCATCATCCTCGGCGGGCTCGCCGTCCTCATCATCTACCTCGTCTTCCGGCCGAGGAATCCCCGGCTCGAGATCTCCAGCGTCACCCTCAACGGTGCCTACATCGACGTCGGCACCCTCAACGCCGACCTGACCATCCTCGCCAACTTCTCCAACCCCAACGAGAAGGTGTACGTGAGCTTCAGCTACATGCAGCTCGACCTGTATTACCAAGGCACCATGATCGCGACGCAGGCCGTGGAGCCGTTCGAGGAGGGGAGGGGGGAGTCGGTGCTGCGGACCGTGCACATGATATCGAGCCAGGTGCCGCTGCCGGGGAAGGTGGCCGACGCGTTGCGGGGCGGAAAGATGGGGGAAGGGTTGTCCCTGGAGTTGGTCGGCTCGTTCCGCACCAGATTGGATCTGGGGAGCTGGTTGCACTACACGTACTGGCTGCATGGCCGCTGCGACATCTTCGTCGGGGGCCCGCCAAACGGGGCGCTGCAGTCCAGTAGGTGCACCACCAAGCACTGA